The following are from one region of the Sulfurimonas crateris genome:
- a CDS encoding YifB family Mg chelatase-like AAA ATPase: MKMVSCATYEGIEAKVVHVESTLTKGLPSFSVVGMASASINEAKERVKSALLSNEFTFPPKRITINLAPSDVKKEGSQFDLSIALLIALDYLEDDFSEWFVFGELGLDGAIKENIQLYPLILSLANQKIIKKAVVPFESLEKLSKISGVEFYGVKRLDEAIELLKNHLNALPNCSYKKIDYPSYKLDEEEYYYDERYKEDFSDVKGQEVAKRAALISAAGFHNLLLEGSPGCGKSMIAQRLRYILPPLSGDDILDIAKLDALEAKEPEFRPLRSFRAPHHSSTTASIFGGGSHKAMIGEVGLAHKGVLFFDELPHFSRLVLEALREPLQDNKIRISRVNSKVEYPSDFLFVGAMNPCPCGNLLNEQKECRCSDLEIQRYKNRLSDPFLDRIDICVVMQHSGVNDRVSISSKEMHAEVIKIHKIAKARGQSSFNAKLNDDEIEKYCILSDDARAVLSRAVEQFALSFRGIKKIQKVSRTIADLDESEIIEKRHILEALSYRRRG, encoded by the coding sequence ATGAAAATGGTCTCCTGCGCCACATATGAGGGCATAGAAGCAAAAGTCGTGCATGTTGAATCCACTCTGACAAAAGGTCTTCCGTCATTTAGTGTAGTAGGAATGGCAAGCGCATCCATAAACGAGGCAAAAGAGCGTGTTAAATCTGCACTCCTTAGCAATGAGTTCACATTTCCACCAAAAAGAATTACGATAAATCTTGCTCCGAGTGATGTTAAAAAAGAGGGGAGCCAGTTTGATCTGAGCATTGCTCTTTTAATCGCGCTTGATTATCTTGAGGATGATTTTAGCGAGTGGTTCGTATTTGGCGAGCTAGGTCTTGATGGAGCCATCAAGGAGAATATACAGCTATACCCGCTTATTCTCTCTCTTGCAAACCAAAAAATCATAAAAAAAGCAGTTGTTCCGTTTGAGAGCCTAGAGAAACTCTCAAAGATATCGGGAGTCGAGTTTTACGGTGTTAAAAGGTTGGATGAGGCAATAGAACTACTTAAAAACCATCTAAACGCTCTTCCAAACTGCAGTTATAAAAAGATAGATTATCCAAGTTATAAACTCGATGAAGAAGAGTACTATTACGATGAGAGGTACAAAGAGGATTTTTCAGATGTCAAGGGGCAAGAGGTTGCAAAGAGGGCTGCTCTTATAAGCGCGGCAGGATTTCACAACCTGCTTCTTGAGGGAAGTCCCGGTTGCGGAAAGAGCATGATCGCGCAGAGATTAAGATATATTCTTCCCCCTCTTAGCGGCGATGATATTTTAGATATTGCGAAACTTGATGCTCTTGAAGCCAAAGAGCCTGAGTTTAGACCTCTTAGAAGCTTTCGTGCCCCTCATCACTCATCTACGACAGCCAGCATCTTTGGAGGCGGCAGTCATAAGGCGATGATAGGGGAGGTGGGTCTTGCCCATAAAGGTGTGCTATTTTTTGACGAACTTCCGCACTTTTCACGTCTGGTTTTAGAGGCTCTTCGTGAACCTCTGCAGGATAATAAGATAAGAATATCAAGAGTAAATTCAAAAGTAGAGTATCCTAGCGATTTTTTGTTTGTAGGTGCTATGAACCCCTGCCCGTGCGGCAATCTTCTAAATGAGCAAAAAGAGTGCAGATGCAGCGACCTAGAGATTCAGAGATACAAGAACAGACTCTCTGATCCGTTTTTGGACAGGATAGATATCTGCGTAGTTATGCAGCACTCAGGCGTAAATGACAGGGTGAGTATAAGTTCAAAAGAGATGCACGCAGAGGTTATAAAGATTCATAAAATAGCAAAAGCAAGAGGGCAGAGCAGTTTTAATGCGAAGCTAAACGATGATGAGATCGAGAAATATTGCATACTAAGCGATGATGCCAGAGCTGTTTTAAGCAGGGCAGTAGAGCAGTTTGCACTCTCTTTTAGAGGTATAAAAAAGATTCAAAAAGTTTCCCGAACAATTGCTGATCTTGATGAGAGTGAGATTATTGAAAAAAGACATATTTTGGAAGCTTTGAGTTATAGGAGGAGGGGCTAG
- a CDS encoding YceI family protein, protein MKKIKFMLLAIAAGVSSLFGGVYNIDASHTNVAFSVKHMMISTVNGEFEKFDGSFELDDETNELVALNGEMDVESINTNIAKRDSHLKSDEIFNAEMYPKVTFVLDKIEGDKAYGKLTIKGTTKDVVLDYEFGGTITDPWGRQRAGLSLSGKIDRRDYNITWNQALEAGGVVVSEIVKLNIEIQGILKAEDDF, encoded by the coding sequence ATGAAGAAAATAAAATTTATGCTTTTAGCAATAGCAGCGGGAGTGAGCTCTCTTTTTGGAGGTGTTTATAATATTGACGCTTCTCACACAAACGTTGCCTTCTCGGTAAAACATATGATGATCAGTACGGTAAACGGGGAATTTGAGAAGTTTGACGGCAGTTTTGAGCTCGATGATGAGACAAACGAACTCGTTGCTCTTAACGGAGAGATGGACGTTGAGTCGATCAATACAAATATCGCCAAAAGAGATTCACACCTAAAATCAGATGAGATATTCAATGCCGAGATGTACCCTAAAGTCACATTTGTACTAGACAAAATCGAGGGCGATAAAGCATACGGGAAACTTACTATAAAAGGTACAACTAAAGATGTTGTGCTTGATTATGAGTTTGGCGGCACTATTACAGATCCATGGGGAAGACAGAGAGCGGGACTGAGCCTTAGCGGAAAGATAGATAGAAGAGATTACAACATTACATGGAATCAAGCACTGGAAGCCGGCGGTGTTGTTGTGAGTGAAATAGTTAAACTAAACATTGAGATACAAGGTATCTTAAAAGCTGAAGATGATTTCTAA
- the metH gene encoding methionine synthase yields the protein MTTKEYILKTIKNRPLIIDGAMGTQLQQRDEKIPKEAWQGNEGCNELLNVTCPEVLSEIFHAYLTAGADLITTNTFGSFSWVLDEYNIGDRAYELTRAGAELVKKECEKFSTPEHPRFVLGSIGPGTKLPSLGHIAYDEMYEGYTEFCLALIDGGVDIFLLETCQDPLQIKAALHACQEACRQREVEIPIMVSVTIELSGTMLIGTDASTIATILEPFDIISLGFNCGTGPEQVEKHIKTLSELWHKPISVHANAGLPQNRGGYTYYPMGPDEFADKQEKFLSYDGVSFLGGCCGTTPQHIRALVNRVSNMAPKEPSGAQGNGLASLFNTVSLTQESSVLLVGERSNATGSKAFRELLLAEDYEGTLSVAQQQVRVGAHVLDVSVGFAGRDETKDMNRVMSLYAQKIALPLMPDSTQTAALEEALKLIGGKPIINSVNLEDGIEKFDAVCSLAKKFGAALVCLTIDEQGMAKTVERKLEVAERIYELATKKHGIRAENLVFDLLTFTLGSGDEEYTDAGINTIEAIRELRKRHPEVGAILGLSNISFGLDKDARPYLNSMFLHHCIEAGLTSVIINVQHIIPINKISKEDQEICDNLIFNRKPNSASLFEFIEHFSTKEAVDNQAVDEAYLAMSDEEKIAKLLMDGDKERMIPLVEEARHKIAPEKIVNEILINAMKVVGELFGSGQMQLPFVLQSAETMKKTVDYLNPYLPKIDKKVDTTLILGTVKGDVHDVGKNLVDIILSNNGYKVINLGIKVELDDFVKTLKDSNANAIGMSGLLVKSTQVMKENLEALQREGIKIPILLGGAALTRSFIDDFCRPFYDGPIFYCKDAFDGVTSMSRIEAGNFDTNLHGKDEEEKIVKVKEEIVIPPFEELKMPSRDVEVPTPPFWGRRELKLTPQQIEMAFEWINHKLLFKSRWGYSSKGMTKEAYQKQLEEIVWPAYERLKAQFLDEKLFEPTIIYGYWPCRSDDDTLLIFDESEGYNSESEINREPLYEVMGRAKEKFTFPRQSKQPHRALSDFFHRDRHDVVAFTCVSAGSKLSEVEREIYARGEYTEYYQFHGLGVELAEALAEIVHKQIRLDLNISEGEGNSLSDVQMNRYQGSRYSFGYAACPDLELNRPLFNLLRPEEFGIELSETFQMHPEQSTSALVVYHPNATYYNV from the coding sequence ATGACAACAAAAGAGTATATCTTAAAAACTATAAAAAATAGGCCCCTTATCATCGACGGTGCGATGGGTACACAGCTTCAGCAACGTGATGAGAAGATCCCAAAAGAGGCTTGGCAGGGCAATGAAGGGTGTAATGAACTACTAAATGTCACCTGTCCTGAAGTTTTAAGCGAAATTTTTCACGCCTACCTAACGGCGGGTGCTGACCTTATCACTACAAACACATTCGGCTCATTTTCTTGGGTTTTGGATGAGTACAATATTGGAGATAGAGCCTATGAGCTAACACGTGCGGGTGCAGAGCTTGTTAAAAAAGAGTGTGAAAAATTCAGCACGCCAGAGCACCCGAGATTTGTTCTAGGCTCTATCGGACCGGGTACAAAACTCCCATCACTCGGACATATAGCTTATGATGAGATGTACGAGGGGTATACAGAGTTTTGTCTAGCCCTGATTGATGGCGGCGTAGATATCTTCCTGCTGGAGACCTGCCAAGACCCGCTTCAGATAAAAGCGGCTCTGCATGCGTGCCAAGAGGCGTGCAGACAAAGAGAGGTGGAGATCCCAATTATGGTCTCTGTTACAATTGAGCTAAGCGGGACGATGCTCATAGGCACGGATGCTTCGACGATCGCAACCATACTAGAGCCTTTTGACATTATCTCACTTGGATTTAACTGCGGTACGGGACCGGAGCAGGTCGAGAAACATATAAAGACCCTAAGTGAGCTGTGGCACAAACCGATAAGCGTTCACGCAAATGCAGGACTCCCGCAAAATCGCGGAGGGTACACATACTATCCGATGGGTCCCGATGAGTTTGCAGACAAGCAGGAGAAGTTTTTAAGTTACGACGGTGTGAGCTTTTTAGGCGGCTGCTGCGGAACAACACCTCAGCACATCCGCGCTCTTGTGAACAGAGTCTCAAATATGGCGCCAAAAGAGCCCTCGGGAGCTCAAGGGAACGGGCTTGCTTCGCTCTTTAATACCGTATCACTTACGCAAGAGTCATCTGTTTTGCTTGTCGGCGAGAGAAGCAATGCAACGGGCTCTAAAGCGTTTAGAGAGCTTCTTTTGGCAGAGGATTATGAAGGCACACTTAGCGTTGCGCAACAACAGGTAAGAGTCGGTGCGCATGTTTTAGATGTAAGTGTTGGATTTGCGGGACGCGATGAGACAAAAGATATGAACCGTGTTATGAGCCTTTATGCTCAAAAGATTGCTCTTCCTCTTATGCCAGACTCCACGCAAACAGCAGCACTTGAAGAAGCGCTTAAGCTCATAGGCGGCAAACCGATCATCAACTCTGTAAACCTGGAAGACGGCATAGAGAAGTTTGATGCGGTCTGCTCTTTAGCTAAAAAGTTCGGTGCAGCACTTGTTTGTCTCACCATTGATGAGCAGGGGATGGCAAAAACGGTTGAGCGCAAACTTGAAGTTGCAGAGCGCATCTATGAGCTTGCCACCAAAAAGCACGGCATAAGAGCCGAAAATCTGGTCTTTGACCTTCTTACATTTACGCTTGGAAGCGGTGATGAAGAGTATACTGATGCCGGCATTAACACTATTGAAGCGATACGCGAGCTGCGTAAAAGGCACCCTGAAGTTGGCGCTATTTTAGGACTCTCAAACATCTCTTTCGGACTTGACAAAGATGCGCGCCCATACCTCAACTCTATGTTTTTGCACCACTGCATCGAAGCAGGTCTTACAAGCGTTATTATAAATGTACAGCACATTATTCCCATCAATAAGATCTCAAAAGAGGATCAGGAGATTTGTGACAACCTTATCTTTAACCGCAAGCCAAACTCTGCATCTCTTTTTGAGTTTATAGAGCACTTCAGCACTAAAGAGGCGGTTGACAATCAAGCGGTTGATGAGGCATATCTTGCTATGAGTGATGAGGAGAAGATCGCAAAGCTTTTAATGGACGGCGATAAAGAGAGAATGATCCCGCTTGTTGAAGAGGCACGCCATAAGATCGCACCCGAAAAAATTGTAAACGAGATACTCATTAATGCCATGAAAGTGGTAGGAGAGCTCTTTGGGTCCGGTCAGATGCAGCTTCCGTTTGTTCTTCAAAGTGCCGAAACCATGAAAAAAACGGTTGATTATCTAAACCCCTACCTGCCAAAAATTGACAAAAAAGTAGATACGACGCTTATTCTTGGAACGGTTAAAGGCGATGTTCACGACGTAGGTAAAAACCTTGTGGACATCATACTATCTAACAACGGCTATAAGGTTATAAACCTTGGCATTAAGGTAGAGCTTGACGACTTTGTAAAAACACTTAAAGATTCAAATGCCAATGCCATAGGGATGAGCGGACTTTTGGTAAAATCAACACAGGTTATGAAAGAGAATCTAGAAGCCCTTCAAAGAGAAGGGATAAAGATTCCGATCCTGCTCGGCGGTGCCGCACTTACACGCTCTTTTATAGACGACTTTTGCCGTCCTTTCTATGACGGTCCGATATTTTACTGCAAAGATGCGTTTGACGGCGTGACATCCATGAGCCGCATCGAGGCGGGCAATTTTGATACCAACCTGCATGGAAAAGATGAAGAAGAGAAGATTGTAAAGGTCAAAGAGGAGATAGTTATCCCTCCGTTTGAAGAGCTAAAGATGCCTTCTCGCGATGTTGAAGTACCTACTCCGCCGTTTTGGGGAAGACGTGAGCTTAAACTCACACCGCAGCAGATAGAGATGGCGTTTGAGTGGATCAACCATAAGCTTCTTTTTAAATCTCGCTGGGGGTACAGCTCAAAAGGCATGACAAAAGAGGCATACCAAAAACAGCTTGAAGAGATTGTATGGCCTGCATATGAGAGGCTAAAAGCACAATTTCTTGACGAAAAGCTCTTTGAACCGACCATTATCTACGGCTACTGGCCATGCAGAAGTGATGATGACACGCTTCTTATATTTGATGAGAGTGAAGGATATAACAGTGAGAGCGAGATCAACCGTGAACCTCTATATGAAGTTATGGGCAGAGCAAAAGAGAAATTCACTTTCCCTCGCCAGTCAAAACAGCCGCACCGTGCACTCAGCGATTTTTTCCATAGAGATAGACACGACGTGGTGGCATTTACATGTGTCAGTGCGGGTTCAAAGCTCAGCGAAGTTGAGAGAGAGATCTATGCAAGGGGCGAGTATACAGAGTATTACCAGTTTCACGGCCTAGGTGTCGAGCTTGCAGAGGCTCTTGCAGAGATAGTGCACAAGCAGATAAGGCTTGATCTTAATATATCCGAGGGTGAGGGAAACAGCTTAAGCGATGTACAGATGAACAGATATCAGGGCTCCAGATACTCATTTGGGTATGCCGCATGTCCCGATCTTGAACTTAACCGTCCACTGTTTAACCTTCTTAGACCTGAAGAGTTCGGGATCGAGCTTAGTGAAACATTCCAGATGCACCCCGAGCAGTCTACATCTGCGCTTGTCGTTTATCATCCAAATGCAACATACTATAATGTATAG
- the ccoG gene encoding cytochrome c oxidase accessory protein CcoG yields the protein MKDKSVGLKLPTPWRIKRYYLFIFLTVVALVLPWIQVDGNHFFLLSFDKLKLHLAFVQFDMQELYLMPFLLMMLFLGIFGMTVMGGRVFCGWICPQTIFRVIYRDLIETKLLGLRKRIKNKQQEPDMSIAKNKIKKAVAILIWTALSFVASANLLWFFVPPEDFFAYLANPFDHMILVGTLLVSALFLIYDIVFLQEDYCIYVCPYSRVQSVLYDEHTVMALYNTNRGGHIYNEDKEKAFTKQKDLQEVELHAECTTCESCVTVCPTHIDIRKGLQLECINCLECVDACTVVMGKLGKPSLVTWSSEYEIIDKKGKTKYFRPKIIAYAVLLVGLAVAMVIMGGNKEHMLLNINKENRLYSVSKESDGRVAVDNAYVFLIQNTQNKEMDFFFEIIAPKDLKGKLEIVKPTEPFSVTPGVKKKKIVVLRTYDQLSDDARHDKIIPITVRAYAVGHEDNIVVFRDATFAYPRADIIEEAK from the coding sequence ATGAAAGATAAGAGCGTCGGCTTAAAATTACCGACTCCTTGGAGAATAAAGAGATACTATTTATTCATTTTTTTAACGGTTGTGGCTTTAGTTTTACCTTGGATACAGGTAGACGGGAACCACTTTTTTTTACTAAGTTTTGATAAGCTGAAGCTTCACCTTGCATTTGTTCAGTTTGACATGCAAGAGCTGTATCTAATGCCTTTTCTTCTTATGATGCTATTTTTGGGAATCTTCGGCATGACCGTTATGGGCGGGCGTGTTTTTTGCGGATGGATATGTCCACAGACGATTTTTAGAGTAATTTACCGTGATTTGATCGAGACAAAACTGCTTGGACTTAGAAAGCGCATAAAGAACAAGCAGCAAGAGCCGGATATGAGCATTGCTAAAAACAAGATCAAAAAGGCCGTGGCAATTTTGATCTGGACGGCTCTCTCTTTTGTAGCGAGTGCGAACCTTCTTTGGTTTTTTGTTCCGCCCGAGGATTTCTTTGCATACTTGGCTAATCCGTTTGACCATATGATCTTAGTAGGAACACTTTTGGTTTCGGCACTTTTTCTTATATATGACATAGTCTTCCTGCAGGAGGATTACTGTATATATGTATGTCCTTACTCTAGAGTGCAGTCAGTTTTGTATGATGAGCATACTGTAATGGCTCTGTACAACACTAATCGAGGCGGACACATCTACAATGAAGACAAAGAGAAGGCCTTTACAAAACAAAAAGATCTTCAGGAGGTCGAGCTACATGCTGAGTGTACGACATGTGAGAGTTGTGTAACGGTCTGTCCTACACACATTGACATTCGTAAGGGTCTTCAGCTTGAGTGTATCAACTGCTTGGAGTGTGTGGATGCATGTACGGTAGTTATGGGCAAACTCGGCAAGCCTTCACTGGTAACTTGGTCAAGCGAGTATGAGATAATAGACAAAAAAGGCAAGACAAAGTACTTCCGTCCTAAGATTATTGCTTATGCAGTTCTTCTTGTAGGTCTTGCGGTTGCAATGGTTATTATGGGAGGCAATAAAGAGCATATGCTTCTAAACATAAACAAGGAAAACAGGCTCTATTCGGTCTCAAAAGAGTCTGACGGAAGAGTGGCAGTAGATAACGCTTACGTATTTTTGATACAAAATACGCAAAACAAAGAGATGGATTTCTTTTTTGAGATCATAGCTCCAAAGGATCTAAAAGGTAAGCTAGAGATAGTGAAACCTACAGAGCCTTTTAGCGTCACACCAGGTGTTAAAAAGAAAAAGATCGTAGTTCTTAGAACCTATGACCAACTCTCAGACGACGCAAGACACGATAAGATCATTCCGATAACGGTGCGTGCCTATGCAGTAGGACACGAGGATAATATAGTGGTCTTTAGAGATGCTACTTTCGCATATCCTAGAGCGGATATTATTGAGGAAGCAAAATAA
- a CDS encoding DUF748 domain-containing protein, translated as MYKKILGVAFILYTLFGFILLPLIIKSQIEDIAAQETNSKLYIDDVYFNPFNFKIQLSGIVLETLEKEQIASLDMLLIDLEPHSLFMAALHIKSVIFQRPQISISHYKNGLFNFSKIIKERADEPADEVNKEPLRLPRVIFDTLMVDNGSVSYEDFNPSSKFELTLTPISFKLTDIDTKDIASSDASLRFNTALSDGGEVAFRGDVLSLSPLKLEGNLKLDAVKLYTNWKYIQDKTGIEIADGAIYMSADYYLNLDDLNATKIDNANLRLANLRVKPQAKNEDILKLLALNVDGVIVKPMMQDVYVKSIELEQLSAEIKRDKEGKIDWIGYLQPQTPALEEKVSQKETNTAEKSAKWNTKIDDVSLKNIAVILHDKSIEPSVKITLDKIELYAKNISSKEGSRFTYDMALRVNGKGGIRSKGDIKHTPLEQKGSLELKKIALKDFTPYLQEAAYIKIDDGALNIVAKTAYKQKDAKDDIRVDGNLKIDDFLLNESRDGAKLASFKTADIKSFSFKSDPNSLQIDELLLDSLYVDAVINRDKSMNFSKLAKESQSKEAAKKEEQTQSKDGKDSFAFNLLKLRITNSSAHFADYSLPIDFKTFIHDLNGEIHAISNVKGEVSDIDIDGVVDEYGSTKLKGSLNSSDVKSYLDIDFNFKNLDLSSVSGYSAEFAGYKIDKGKLFLDLKYNIENSELKSKNSIIIRNIELGDTIEDENITKLPLGFAIALLEDKDGVIDIDLPIEGNIDKPDFKYGALIVKTLANLIVKAVASPFKFLGAMMGIDAEKLKTLEFEAGEAILLPPQREKLDNLADILVKKPKLSLALTSTFDKELDLRALKAKKLDQKVFEISKEEHPTTKVLQKIYAKAGGDVDGLKESIEKSAKEGMFDIEYKKALYERCVDIQNVDRSELEDLANTRADAVQTYLSATKGVDAKALHRKDIKEISGSKSDVISSELEIELK; from the coding sequence ATGTATAAGAAAATTTTAGGCGTTGCTTTTATTTTATATACGCTTTTTGGATTTATCCTTCTTCCCCTCATCATAAAGTCTCAGATCGAAGATATTGCGGCACAAGAGACAAACTCAAAACTATACATAGATGACGTCTACTTTAACCCCTTTAATTTTAAGATACAACTCAGCGGCATAGTGCTTGAGACGCTTGAAAAAGAGCAAATAGCGTCGCTTGATATGCTTCTTATAGACCTAGAACCTCACTCTCTTTTTATGGCAGCTCTGCATATAAAGAGCGTTATATTTCAAAGACCTCAAATCTCTATTAGCCACTACAAGAACGGTCTCTTTAATTTCAGCAAAATTATAAAAGAGAGAGCAGATGAGCCTGCAGATGAGGTTAACAAAGAGCCGCTGAGACTTCCCAGAGTCATTTTTGACACACTTATGGTTGACAATGGAAGTGTGAGCTACGAAGATTTCAACCCGAGCAGCAAATTTGAACTCACGCTTACTCCCATTAGTTTTAAACTCACGGACATAGATACAAAAGATATCGCCTCTAGCGATGCGTCGCTTAGGTTTAACACGGCTCTGAGTGATGGCGGAGAGGTCGCTTTTAGAGGAGATGTGCTAAGTTTAAGCCCGCTTAAGCTGGAGGGAAATCTTAAACTCGACGCGGTGAAACTCTATACAAACTGGAAATATATTCAAGATAAAACGGGGATCGAGATAGCCGATGGTGCCATCTATATGAGTGCCGATTACTATCTGAATCTAGATGATCTAAATGCAACAAAGATAGATAATGCTAATCTTAGACTTGCCAACCTAAGAGTAAAGCCACAAGCCAAAAATGAGGATATTTTAAAACTTCTGGCATTAAATGTTGATGGGGTGATCGTAAAGCCTATGATGCAGGATGTTTATGTCAAAAGTATAGAGCTTGAGCAGCTTAGTGCAGAGATAAAAAGAGATAAGGAGGGGAAGATAGACTGGATAGGTTATCTTCAACCCCAGACTCCTGCTTTAGAAGAGAAAGTGTCTCAAAAAGAGACAAACACTGCAGAGAAGAGCGCTAAGTGGAATACCAAAATAGATGATGTTTCACTAAAAAATATAGCCGTAATTTTACATGATAAGAGCATAGAGCCAAGTGTGAAGATAACCTTAGATAAGATAGAGCTGTATGCCAAAAATATAAGCTCCAAAGAGGGGAGCAGATTTACGTATGATATGGCTCTTAGAGTCAACGGCAAAGGTGGCATAAGATCTAAAGGGGATATAAAACATACGCCGCTTGAACAGAAGGGGAGCCTTGAGCTTAAAAAAATAGCTCTCAAAGATTTTACGCCATACTTACAAGAGGCGGCGTACATTAAGATCGACGACGGCGCACTTAATATTGTTGCCAAGACCGCTTATAAGCAAAAAGATGCAAAAGATGATATCAGGGTTGATGGGAACTTGAAAATCGATGATTTTCTATTAAACGAGAGCAGAGATGGTGCTAAACTGGCATCGTTTAAAACTGCTGATATAAAATCATTTTCATTTAAAAGCGATCCAAATTCACTACAGATCGATGAGCTTCTTTTGGACTCTCTTTATGTTGACGCAGTTATAAACAGAGATAAGAGCATGAACTTTTCAAAGCTTGCAAAAGAGAGCCAAAGCAAAGAAGCTGCTAAAAAAGAAGAGCAGACTCAAAGCAAGGATGGCAAGGACTCTTTTGCCTTTAACCTTTTAAAGCTTAGGATCACGAACTCAAGCGCACATTTTGCAGACTACTCTTTGCCTATAGATTTTAAAACCTTTATTCATGACCTAAATGGAGAGATCCACGCTATCTCCAACGTAAAGGGGGAAGTAAGTGATATCGATATAGATGGGGTAGTAGATGAGTACGGCTCTACAAAGCTTAAAGGTAGTCTTAACAGCTCGGATGTGAAGTCTTATCTTGATATAGATTTCAATTTTAAAAATCTTGATCTTAGTTCAGTTAGCGGCTACAGTGCAGAGTTTGCAGGCTATAAGATTGACAAAGGAAAGCTCTTTTTAGATCTGAAGTATAATATAGAGAACTCTGAGCTGAAGAGTAAAAACAGCATTATTATCAGAAATATAGAACTGGGTGATACAATTGAGGATGAGAACATCACAAAGCTTCCACTTGGTTTTGCCATAGCTCTTCTTGAAGACAAGGATGGAGTTATTGATATTGATCTCCCCATTGAGGGAAATATAGACAAGCCCGACTTTAAGTATGGAGCACTCATCGTAAAGACGTTGGCAAACCTTATAGTCAAGGCGGTTGCGTCTCCGTTTAAATTTTTAGGCGCAATGATGGGCATAGATGCAGAGAAGCTGAAAACTTTGGAGTTTGAAGCAGGCGAAGCAATACTTCTCCCGCCGCAAAGAGAGAAGCTTGACAATCTTGCAGATATCTTGGTGAAAAAACCAAAACTATCTTTGGCACTGACTTCTACGTTCGATAAAGAGCTGGATCTAAGAGCGCTAAAGGCTAAAAAGCTAGATCAAAAGGTGTTTGAGATAAGCAAAGAGGAGCACCCTACGACCAAAGTCTTACAAAAGATATATGCTAAAGCAGGAGGAGATGTAGACGGTCTAAAAGAGAGCATCGAAAAAAGCGCAAAAGAGGGCATGTTCGATATAGAGTATAAAAAGGCTCTCTATGAGAGATGTGTAGATATTCAAAACGTCGATAGGAGCGAATTGGAAGATTTGGCAAATACAAGGGCAGATGCAGTGCAGACATACCTGAGTGCGACAAAAGGCGTTGACGCTAAAGCACTCCATCGTAAAGATATAAAAGAGATAAGTGGCTCAAAAAGTGATGTGATAAGCTCGGAACTTGAGATTGAACTAAAATAG
- a CDS encoding YeiH family protein — MAFSAENRKGTINGILFVAIFAAAATMISEINFVKSLGISPLVIGIVVGIFYANTLHNNTPKEWSGGITFSAKKILRFAIVFYGFRITFQQIAEVGLEGFMVSLIMLSTTFILGTWAGQKFFKMDRDTSMLSASGASVCGAAAVLATEPVLKAEEHKAAIAVSMVVLFGTISMFLYPLLYNMGVFDMSAKEFGIYVGGTIHEVAQVVAVPASIPGASEEMANSAVIVKMTRVIMIAPMLIILGIYLSMSAKKSGTADGLGGVKLVIPWFAVYFIGMAGFNSLGIVPQNIVDIINEIDTFLLTMAMTALGIGTVFAKFKGLGLAPVYTSGLMFAWLLVGGYFITKWVVAVF, encoded by the coding sequence ATGGCATTTTCAGCAGAGAATAGAAAAGGCACAATAAACGGCATACTTTTTGTTGCGATTTTTGCCGCAGCGGCGACAATGATTTCGGAGATAAATTTTGTTAAATCTCTTGGCATCTCACCTCTTGTAATTGGTATAGTGGTAGGCATCTTTTACGCAAACACACTTCATAATAACACTCCAAAAGAGTGGAGCGGCGGTATTACATTTTCCGCAAAAAAGATACTTAGATTTGCTATTGTTTTTTACGGTTTTAGAATAACTTTTCAACAGATTGCAGAGGTAGGTTTAGAGGGATTTATGGTCTCTCTAATTATGCTATCTACAACTTTTATACTTGGAACTTGGGCAGGGCAGAAGTTTTTCAAGATGGACAGAGACACTTCAATGCTAAGCGCATCGGGTGCTTCTGTTTGTGGAGCTGCAGCAGTTTTGGCTACGGAGCCCGTTTTAAAGGCGGAGGAGCATAAAGCTGCTATAGCGGTCTCAATGGTCGTGCTCTTTGGAACAATATCGATGTTTTTATACCCGCTTCTTTACAACATGGGTGTTTTTGATATGAGCGCAAAAGAGTTTGGTATCTATGTCGGCGGAACAATTCATGAGGTTGCTCAGGTAGTAGCGGTTCCGGCTTCGATCCCAGGGGCAAGCGAAGAGATGGCAAATTCGGCGGTGATCGTAAAGATGACAAGAGTTATCATGATAGCTCCTATGCTTATCATTCTTGGAATATATCTCTCTATGAGCGCTAAAAAAAGCGGTACGGCAGATGGTCTCGGGGGCGTTAAGCTTGTCATCCCTTGGTTTGCGGTCTATTTTATAGGTATGGCAGGATTTAACTCTCTTGGAATCGTTCCTCAAAATATAGTGGATATCATAAATGAGATAGATACTTTTTTATTGACAATGGCGATGACGGCACTTGGCATCGGAACCGTATTTGCAAAGTTTAAAGGTCTTGGGCTTGCGCCTGTTTATACATCAGGTTTGATGTTCGCATGGCTGCTTGTAGGCGGTTACTTTATAACAAAATGGGTAGTGGCGGTATTTTGA